Proteins encoded within one genomic window of Vicinamibacterales bacterium:
- a CDS encoding glycosyltransferase family 4 protein, whose protein sequence is MSRIAVVTSGQPFGGGGHLVIVQSLVQALREAGHEAEAVTTPQNRFGRQAGAYGAAWFTDLGMAQDGRPIDQVISFRYPSYAVRHDAHVCWLNHRMREYYDLWPALRATLTPLQRVKEAIRRRLIHAADGYLLRHNVRRLFAQSRTIQERLQRMGGIRADVLYPPPPPRPYRCDGYGDYIFAVSRLTPLKRLDLLVRALARPEAAAVRCVIAGDGEMRGDLRQLVTTLGLERRVTLAGAVDAGQLVEHLARCRAVCFPAKAEDFGFVTVEAFAARKPVVTCTDSGGPAELVHDGVEGFVTAPAPEALASALARLAADETLAARLGAAGADTLATLTWPRVVERLVMV, encoded by the coding sequence ATGAGCCGTATTGCCGTTGTCACGTCGGGGCAGCCGTTCGGGGGGGGAGGCCACCTGGTCATCGTCCAGTCCCTCGTGCAGGCGCTGCGCGAGGCAGGGCACGAGGCGGAGGCCGTGACCACACCCCAGAATCGGTTCGGACGCCAGGCCGGCGCCTACGGGGCCGCGTGGTTCACCGACCTCGGGATGGCGCAGGACGGCAGGCCGATCGATCAAGTGATCAGCTTCCGGTACCCGAGTTATGCGGTGCGTCACGATGCGCACGTGTGCTGGCTGAATCACCGGATGCGCGAGTACTACGACCTGTGGCCGGCGCTCCGGGCCACGCTCACTCCGCTCCAGCGCGTGAAGGAGGCGATTCGCCGACGCCTCATTCATGCCGCCGACGGTTACCTGCTGCGCCACAACGTGAGACGGCTGTTCGCGCAGTCGAGGACCATTCAGGAGCGGCTCCAGCGGATGGGTGGGATTCGGGCTGACGTCCTGTATCCCCCGCCCCCTCCGCGGCCGTACCGGTGCGACGGATACGGCGACTACATCTTCGCCGTGTCCCGGCTCACGCCGCTCAAGCGCCTCGACCTGCTCGTGAGGGCGCTGGCGAGGCCGGAAGCCGCGGCCGTACGGTGCGTGATCGCCGGCGACGGCGAGATGCGCGGAGACCTGCGGCAGCTCGTGACGACGCTCGGGCTCGAGCGCCGCGTTACGCTCGCGGGTGCTGTCGATGCCGGCCAACTGGTCGAGCATCTGGCGCGCTGCCGCGCAGTGTGTTTTCCGGCCAAAGCCGAGGATTTCGGGTTCGTGACGGTCGAGGCATTCGCCGCGCGGAAGCCGGTGGTCACGTGCACGGACAGTGGCGGCCCGGCCGAACTCGTGCACGACGGCGTCGAGGGATTCGTGACGGCGCCTGCTCCGGAGGCCCTCGCTTCTGCGCTGGCGCGGCTCGCCGCCGACGAGACGCTGGCTGCCCGCCTGGGCGCGGCAGGTGCCGACACCCTGGCCACGCTGACGTGGCCACGCGTCGTCGAACGGTTGGTGATGGTCTGA
- the dapF gene encoding diaminopimelate epimerase has translation MVPVVKAHAYGNDFLYVEDTQIDGRDRVAVARTMCARHTGIGADGLILYRRTQRGASMQLLNADGSYSEVSGNGVRGLAAVLLDVHGFLLADDAVIIDTDAGEKRLKLLRRDGAHWVFRAAMGRPTTPVETTLDVLGAPLRVVTLRVGNPQCVRLETSLSEERMHRLGGALEHHEAFPEGTNVEFAHVENPDQVRILIWERGVGPTMASGTGACAAAVASAAFGGANRDVQVVSPGGTQRVEWLEDGLYLTGWAEVVMRGEWAL, from the coding sequence ATGGTCCCAGTCGTCAAGGCCCACGCATACGGCAACGATTTCCTCTACGTCGAAGACACGCAGATCGATGGGCGTGACCGTGTGGCGGTGGCCCGCACCATGTGCGCGCGACATACGGGCATCGGCGCCGACGGGCTGATCCTGTATCGCCGTACTCAGCGCGGCGCCTCGATGCAGTTGCTGAACGCCGACGGGAGCTACTCGGAGGTGTCTGGCAACGGCGTCCGGGGCCTGGCGGCCGTGCTGCTCGACGTCCATGGTTTCCTGCTGGCGGACGACGCGGTCATCATCGACACCGATGCGGGCGAAAAGCGCCTGAAGTTGCTTCGTCGCGATGGTGCGCACTGGGTGTTCCGTGCGGCGATGGGGCGCCCCACGACCCCCGTCGAAACGACGCTCGACGTCCTGGGTGCGCCGCTCCGCGTGGTCACGCTTCGCGTCGGGAACCCTCAGTGCGTGCGTCTGGAGACCTCGCTCAGTGAAGAGCGCATGCACCGCCTCGGTGGAGCCCTCGAGCACCACGAAGCATTTCCAGAAGGCACGAACGTGGAGTTCGCGCACGTCGAGAACCCGGACCAGGTTCGAATCCTGATATGGGAACGCGGCGTGGGGCCGACGATGGCGTCTGGGACCGGCGCGTGCGCGGCGGCCGTGGCGTCGGCGGCGTTCGGCGGCGCGAACCGGGATGTCCAGGTGGTCTCACCGGGCGGCACCCAGCGCGTGGAGTGGCTCGAGGACGGTCTCTATCTCACGGGCTGGGCCGAGGTCGTCATGCGCGGGGAGTGGGCATTGTAA
- a CDS encoding transporter has product MTSHTVRVAGRVLPGLMLLVGLFCLAAGPALAQQRPLVTQDPESVGAGHVLVEAGFDYGIDLFFPASGLHGNLLRLPMLGLVVGVSDIAEIQLTGGPYQRLSVGSRSLAPLADQVVMNGDRTTDVVDMVIGAKVRLLSESSSRPAVAFAFATKLPNSKHPNGIGLNTIDFYTSLSFGKTIQSIRFVGNLGLGILPDPVAGRSQNDVLTYGGSIARAVTDKIDVVGELNGRASLRSGEAPIGTESRSMIRAGARYTYGAARVDAGLLLGLTTRDPSFGFTAGVTYMFKAFTPKG; this is encoded by the coding sequence ATGACTTCTCACACCGTTCGCGTGGCCGGCAGGGTCCTGCCGGGGCTCATGCTGCTCGTCGGGCTGTTCTGTCTCGCCGCCGGGCCTGCTCTTGCTCAACAGCGGCCGCTGGTGACGCAGGACCCGGAGTCGGTTGGCGCGGGGCACGTCCTCGTCGAGGCTGGATTCGACTACGGCATCGACCTGTTCTTTCCCGCCTCGGGTCTGCATGGGAATCTGCTGCGTCTCCCCATGCTGGGCCTCGTCGTCGGTGTGAGTGACATCGCGGAGATCCAGCTGACCGGCGGGCCCTATCAGCGGCTGAGCGTCGGATCACGCTCGCTGGCGCCGCTCGCCGATCAGGTCGTCATGAACGGCGACCGGACGACCGATGTCGTGGACATGGTGATTGGCGCCAAGGTTCGGCTGCTGTCGGAGTCGTCGTCACGGCCGGCTGTGGCCTTCGCCTTTGCGACGAAGCTCCCGAACTCGAAGCACCCGAACGGGATCGGGCTGAACACGATCGATTTCTACACGTCCCTGTCGTTCGGTAAGACCATCCAGTCGATCCGCTTCGTGGGAAATCTCGGGCTGGGCATCCTGCCGGACCCTGTCGCCGGGCGGAGCCAGAACGACGTGCTGACCTACGGCGGATCGATCGCGCGCGCCGTTACGGACAAGATCGACGTCGTGGGTGAGTTGAATGGCCGGGCGAGCCTGCGGTCGGGCGAGGCGCCGATCGGCACGGAGAGCCGAAGTATGATTCGAGCCGGAGCGCGGTACACGTACGGGGCCGCGCGCGTCGATGCCGGACTGCTGCTCGGTCTGACGACCCGCGACCCCAGCTTCGGTTTCACGGCGGGCGTGACCTACATGTTCAAAGCGTTCACGCCCAAAGGGTGA
- the radC gene encoding DNA repair protein RadC — protein sequence MKDVHPDDRPREKLARLGTAGLGDNELLAIVLGTGTAEAGALALANAVLDVAGGLQGLLKTNAEELLVIKGLGQARAAQMLAAVEIGRRVLTRRPADRPQITSPRDAAEHLMPEYSARPVEQFGVVLLDARHRVLRTNLLAVGSLDATTAQPREVFRQALLASAAAVVLFHNHPSGDPHPSPDDVQVTRRMVAVGQLMGIQVIDHVVLGDGRYCSLKEAGFL from the coding sequence GTGAAAGACGTGCACCCCGACGACCGGCCCCGCGAGAAGCTCGCCAGGCTTGGGACCGCCGGGCTGGGCGACAACGAACTGCTGGCGATCGTGCTCGGCACGGGAACCGCGGAGGCCGGCGCGCTCGCGTTGGCGAACGCCGTACTCGATGTCGCAGGTGGTCTGCAGGGACTGCTCAAGACAAACGCTGAAGAACTGTTGGTGATCAAGGGGCTGGGCCAGGCACGGGCGGCGCAGATGCTGGCGGCGGTGGAAATCGGGCGGCGTGTTCTCACGAGGCGGCCGGCCGATCGTCCTCAAATCACCTCTCCGCGCGATGCGGCCGAGCATCTGATGCCGGAGTACAGTGCCAGGCCGGTGGAGCAGTTCGGGGTCGTGCTCCTCGATGCCAGGCATCGGGTGCTCCGGACGAACCTGCTTGCGGTCGGGTCGCTCGACGCGACCACCGCTCAGCCGCGAGAGGTCTTTCGCCAGGCCCTGCTCGCATCGGCAGCGGCGGTGGTGCTGTTCCACAACCACCCATCCGGGGATCCGCATCCGAGCCCGGACGATGTGCAGGTGACGCGGCGGATGGTGGCGGTCGGGCAGTTGATGGGGATCCAGGTGATCGATCACGTGGTGCTCGGCGACGGACGATACTGCAGCCTGAAAGAAGCGGGCTTTCTCTGA
- the dtd gene encoding D-aminoacyl-tRNA deacylase — translation MRAVIQRVSSSRVTVEGQAVGGIGPGLLVLLGVTLSDTIEQARYLAGKVVGLRIFGDDEGKMNRSVVDVGGSILAVSQFTLYGDCRKGRRPSFDGAAPPAHAKALYEDFVGLLRESGVPVATGVFQAHMQVELVNDGPVTILLDTEHV, via the coding sequence ATGCGAGCCGTGATTCAGCGCGTCAGCTCGTCGCGGGTCACCGTTGAGGGTCAGGCCGTTGGTGGGATCGGGCCAGGGCTGCTGGTGCTGCTCGGCGTCACGCTGAGCGATACGATCGAGCAAGCCCGATACCTCGCCGGGAAGGTCGTCGGCCTCCGAATCTTTGGGGACGATGAGGGCAAGATGAACCGCTCGGTCGTGGACGTGGGCGGCTCGATTCTCGCTGTGTCTCAGTTCACGCTCTACGGCGACTGTCGGAAGGGCCGGCGGCCGTCGTTCGATGGCGCTGCGCCTCCTGCCCACGCCAAAGCGTTGTACGAGGATTTCGTCGGCCTGCTCCGCGAATCAGGCGTTCCGGTGGCCACGGGCGTCTTCCAGGCGCACATGCAGGTGGAGCTCGTCAACGACGGTCCCGTCACGATCCTCCTCGATACCGAGCACGTGTAG
- a CDS encoding methyltransferase domain-containing protein, with translation MTSEALDSNDLVRTYWNSRIHDLDISRNPPGSPGFFADLDEYHFDKLHHLLRLVDFDGQRGKNVLDVGCGTGVDLVRFAQAGAIATGVDIAPSAIDLARLNFEQRKLSAALVVADGEHLPLPDAAFDLVFAHGVVQYTSNAQALVNECRRVLKPGGQAIFQVYNRISWLNLLSKLMKVDLEHEDAPVLRKYSAAEFRALLTGFSDVQLVPERFPVKSRLHKGWKGTLYNTFFVGTFNAMPRALVRRYGWHLLAFCRR, from the coding sequence ATGACATCTGAAGCTCTCGACTCGAACGACCTCGTGCGAACCTACTGGAACAGTCGGATCCACGACCTCGACATCAGTCGCAACCCGCCAGGGTCGCCCGGTTTCTTCGCGGACCTGGACGAATACCACTTCGACAAGCTCCATCACCTGCTGCGGCTCGTGGATTTCGACGGCCAGCGCGGGAAGAATGTGCTCGACGTGGGCTGCGGCACGGGCGTGGACCTGGTGCGGTTCGCGCAGGCCGGCGCCATCGCGACGGGCGTGGATATCGCGCCGTCCGCAATCGACCTGGCTCGCCTGAACTTCGAGCAGCGGAAGCTGTCCGCGGCGCTGGTGGTGGCCGACGGGGAGCATCTGCCGCTGCCCGACGCCGCCTTCGACCTCGTCTTCGCGCACGGCGTGGTGCAGTACACGTCCAACGCCCAGGCGTTGGTGAACGAGTGCCGCCGGGTGTTGAAGCCTGGCGGCCAGGCGATCTTCCAGGTCTACAACCGGATTTCGTGGCTGAACCTGCTCTCGAAGCTGATGAAAGTCGACCTCGAGCACGAGGATGCTCCGGTCCTGCGGAAGTACAGCGCGGCGGAGTTCCGCGCCCTGCTGACCGGGTTCAGCGACGTACAACTGGTGCCCGAGCGGTTTCCGGTCAAATCGCGCCTCCACAAGGGGTGGAAGGGGACGCTCTACAACACGTTCTTCGTCGGCACGTTCAACGCCATGCCGCGGGCGCTCGTGCGCCGATATGGCTGGCACCTGCTCGCGTTCTGCCGGAGGTAA
- the ttcA gene encoding tRNA 2-thiocytidine(32) synthetase TtcA, producing the protein MPYRSPLETRIAKKTTQAISDFQMIEEGDRILVGLSGGKDSWALLQILDVLRRRAKINFSLIGVNVDSGYAEYDHATISRTCAEHGWECWIEHTTIGEVMEDLLDTGDTPCSLCGRLRRGVLYRLASEIGATKIALGHHADDCIETLLLNLFFEGNLKAMPARLVSDNGAHVVIRPLVYVFESEARAYAKECGLPIVGCCCPACGDLSLQRQRVKRLLLDLEREHPGVKNSMLGALRNVAPTHLLDSRLNPPAALRARTRLPSAHDPKDPGSR; encoded by the coding sequence ATGCCCTATCGGTCTCCCCTCGAAACGCGGATTGCGAAGAAAACGACCCAGGCGATCTCCGACTTCCAGATGATCGAAGAGGGGGACCGCATCCTCGTCGGCCTGTCGGGGGGAAAGGACAGCTGGGCGCTGCTCCAGATCCTCGATGTCCTGCGTCGGCGCGCCAAGATCAACTTCTCGCTGATTGGCGTCAACGTGGACTCGGGCTACGCCGAGTACGACCACGCGACGATTTCGCGGACGTGTGCCGAGCACGGGTGGGAGTGTTGGATCGAGCACACGACGATCGGCGAGGTGATGGAGGATCTGCTCGATACCGGCGACACGCCGTGTTCGCTCTGCGGCCGTCTGCGGCGCGGCGTGCTGTACCGGCTGGCTTCGGAGATCGGCGCGACCAAGATCGCGCTCGGTCATCATGCCGACGACTGCATCGAAACGCTGCTGCTGAACCTCTTCTTCGAGGGAAACCTGAAGGCGATGCCGGCGCGGCTCGTCTCGGACAACGGCGCCCACGTCGTGATCAGACCGCTGGTCTACGTGTTCGAGTCCGAGGCCCGCGCCTACGCGAAGGAGTGCGGGCTGCCGATCGTGGGCTGCTGCTGTCCCGCGTGCGGCGACCTGAGCCTGCAGCGCCAGCGGGTCAAGCGCTTGCTGCTCGACCTGGAACGTGAGCACCCTGGCGTGAAGAACTCGATGCTGGGTGCGCTGCGGAACGTCGCACCGACACACTTGCTCGATTCCCGGCTCAACCCGCCGGCGGCTCTACGTGCGCGGACGCGGCTGCCGTCAGCCCACGATCCGAAAGACCCCGGAAGTCGATGA
- the larC gene encoding nickel pincer cofactor biosynthesis protein LarC has product MSTILYFDCFAGASGDMVLGALLDAGLPLAELEAALGSLMIPGYRLTAERVLRSGLSATKFHLHEGGEPAHEEHAHDHAHDHDHAHDHGAGEHHHHAPGEHISPTSHGHRSLAEIIALIERSALSERARARAAELFRRLAEAEAEIHQMPVERVHLHEVGALDSIVDIVGAVFGLEWMAADRIVASPLNVGGGMVRSAHGIFPVPAPATLRLLQGIPVYSSGVQMETVTPTGALLVSGYATSFGPVPAMRVDRVGYGAGDRDVAGTPNVLRILIGQDDQSAQAERVVVLECEIDDMNPQIFGVVLDRLYAAGALEVFYTPVQMKKNRPGTLLTVIAAPALRDGLAAIVFRETTTIGLRYQELNRLCLDREFVVVETPIGPVRVKLACRGGEVVNAAPEFDECVRLATEKGLPVKQVQALAVEAYWQTRR; this is encoded by the coding sequence ATGTCGACAATACTCTACTTCGATTGTTTCGCAGGGGCCTCGGGAGACATGGTGCTCGGTGCGCTCCTCGATGCCGGGCTGCCGCTGGCCGAGCTCGAGGCCGCGCTGGGCAGTCTGATGATCCCGGGTTACCGGCTCACGGCCGAGCGCGTGCTTCGGTCCGGTCTGTCGGCCACGAAGTTCCATCTCCACGAGGGTGGCGAGCCTGCCCACGAGGAGCACGCTCACGACCATGCGCACGACCACGACCACGCCCACGACCACGGAGCCGGCGAGCACCACCATCATGCACCGGGCGAACACATCAGCCCGACCTCGCACGGCCACCGGAGCCTGGCGGAGATCATCGCGCTCATCGAGCGGTCGGCATTGTCGGAGCGGGCCAGGGCGAGGGCGGCGGAGCTGTTTCGACGGCTGGCCGAGGCAGAGGCGGAGATCCACCAGATGCCGGTCGAACGTGTCCACCTTCACGAGGTCGGCGCGCTCGACTCGATCGTCGATATCGTCGGGGCCGTGTTCGGTCTGGAGTGGATGGCTGCCGATCGCATCGTCGCCTCGCCCCTGAACGTGGGCGGCGGCATGGTCCGGTCCGCGCACGGCATCTTCCCCGTGCCGGCCCCGGCGACCCTGCGGCTGCTCCAGGGCATCCCGGTCTACTCGTCGGGCGTGCAAATGGAAACCGTGACGCCGACCGGTGCGCTGCTCGTCTCGGGGTACGCGACCTCGTTCGGGCCTGTGCCGGCCATGCGCGTGGACCGGGTCGGGTACGGCGCCGGCGATCGCGACGTGGCGGGCACGCCAAACGTCCTTCGGATCCTGATCGGGCAGGATGACCAGTCGGCGCAGGCGGAGCGCGTGGTCGTGCTCGAGTGCGAAATCGACGACATGAACCCGCAGATCTTCGGTGTCGTACTCGACCGTCTGTACGCCGCCGGCGCTCTCGAAGTGTTCTACACGCCAGTTCAGATGAAGAAGAACAGGCCAGGAACGCTGCTCACGGTGATTGCGGCCCCGGCCCTGCGCGACGGGCTGGCCGCGATCGTCTTTCGCGAAACGACGACGATTGGGCTACGCTATCAGGAACTGAACCGGCTGTGTCTGGATCGCGAATTCGTGGTCGTCGAGACGCCGATTGGGCCCGTGCGGGTCAAGCTGGCCTGCCGTGGGGGCGAAGTCGTGAACGCGGCGCCGGAGTTCGATGAGTGCGTGCGTCTCGCGACGGAAAAGGGCCTGCCCGTCAAGCAGGTGCAGGCGTTGGCCGTCGAGGCATACTGGCAAACGCGCCGATAG
- a CDS encoding acyltransferase: MADIPRVQDQLSDRRLSAREKYARLVIGRPGLGALLQYELTVLASQAVPGALGLALRKVFYRRLLGACGRNVVFGHNVVLRHPHKIRLGSDVVIDDNCLIDAKGDDNSGITLGNGVFLGRNTILSCKNGDIELGDGTNLGFNCEVFSASRVTIGANALFAAYCYVIGGDHDRTDASLPVTLQRRTSAGVSIGTGVWMGAGVKVMDGVAIGADAIIGAGAVVKSDVPERSVAVGIPARIVGTREMQV; the protein is encoded by the coding sequence ATGGCTGACATCCCGCGCGTTCAGGACCAACTGTCGGACCGTCGCCTCTCCGCCCGCGAGAAGTACGCGCGGTTGGTGATCGGCCGTCCCGGTCTCGGCGCACTGCTTCAGTACGAGTTGACGGTGCTCGCATCACAGGCCGTGCCCGGCGCGCTCGGCCTCGCGCTGCGGAAGGTCTTCTATCGGCGGTTGCTCGGCGCATGCGGACGGAACGTGGTCTTCGGCCACAACGTCGTGCTGAGGCACCCGCACAAGATCCGCCTGGGCAGCGATGTGGTGATTGACGACAACTGCCTGATCGACGCGAAGGGGGATGACAACTCCGGGATCACGCTCGGCAACGGCGTCTTCCTGGGCCGCAACACGATCCTCTCCTGCAAGAACGGCGACATCGAACTCGGCGACGGGACGAATCTCGGTTTCAACTGCGAGGTGTTCTCGGCCAGCCGCGTCACCATCGGCGCGAATGCGCTGTTTGCCGCCTACTGCTATGTCATCGGCGGCGATCACGATCGGACGGACGCCTCGCTGCCGGTCACGCTCCAGCGACGGACATCCGCCGGGGTCAGCATTGGAACCGGAGTCTGGATGGGCGCCGGCGTGAAAGTGATGGACGGCGTGGCGATTGGCGCCGATGCGATCATCGGCGCCGGGGCGGTGGTCAAGAGCGATGTCCCCGAGCGGTCGGTCGCCGTGGGCATTCCCGCGCGCATCGTCGGTACCCGCGAGATGCAGGTGTGA
- a CDS encoding DUF4398 domain-containing protein — translation MMHRRTSCFVLLVGLLSIAACDSPPIKEMSEAKAAVERARTAGAERYASTEYQAAQAALRRSNESVSQRDYRQALAFALDSRELAQTALHVAGEQKAVARDTTMRAIRTLEQSIAGARQQIEAVQVPARAPKTRADRLHVSDLRRAIVVANVALQKARAAVAEDDYPGANQALAGAAERLRAVVETKTADSGAAAPAATR, via the coding sequence ATGATGCACCGTCGGACTTCGTGTTTCGTGCTGCTGGTCGGCTTGCTCTCGATTGCCGCGTGCGACTCGCCGCCAATCAAAGAGATGAGCGAGGCGAAGGCCGCCGTTGAGCGCGCCCGCACGGCGGGCGCGGAGCGCTACGCGTCGACCGAGTACCAGGCGGCGCAGGCGGCCCTTCGCCGATCCAACGAGTCCGTCTCCCAACGCGATTACCGGCAGGCGCTCGCCTTCGCCCTCGACAGCCGCGAACTGGCACAGACCGCCCTCCACGTGGCCGGCGAACAGAAGGCGGTGGCGCGTGACACTACGATGCGAGCGATTCGGACGCTCGAGCAGTCGATTGCCGGCGCAAGGCAGCAGATCGAGGCTGTCCAGGTGCCTGCACGCGCGCCGAAGACGCGCGCAGACCGGTTGCACGTGTCGGACCTGCGAAGGGCGATTGTCGTCGCGAATGTCGCGCTGCAAAAAGCGCGCGCGGCGGTTGCGGAGGACGACTACCCGGGGGCCAACCAGGCGTTGGCGGGGGCTGCAGAGCGTTTGAGGGCCGTTGTCGAAACAAAGACGGCGGACTCAGGGGCCGCCGCCCCGGCGGCAACGCGGTGA
- a CDS encoding glycerol-3-phosphate dehydrogenase/oxidase translates to MNRDLTRLAERSFDLLVIGGGIHGLAAAYDAAQRGLAVALVERDDFGSAASSNHLKTVHGGLRYLQTADLKRMRESILERRTVARLAPHLLTPLPFLMPTYWKLTRSRLAMRVAFLADAVIGRDRNDGVAARLRLPAGRIISRAECLRLFPDVRAKGLTGGATWFDYQMRNTDRLTFAFALAAAREGACLANHLEAQRALTEGKRVVGARVRDVLTGDEFDVRARVTLNAAGAGAGRLMSAFGVAQSFPLLKAMNLVTRRPMSGPALASSTDDGRMLFVVPWNGLAVAGTSHSQEMCDVDASAVSTQELQKFIDEVNQAFPALRLTPDDVTLVHRGIVPASKSRRGEIGLEGHYGIRDHAREGVEGAVSLIGVKYTTARGVAAEAVNLVVRKAGRIAACRTADVPLPGGDGGDLDVLVAGARRQAPEQVDDESLRQIVETYGSGTDEVFALARSQRALAGRVSPDAPVIRAQVVHAIRSEMACSLVDVVTRRLPLGAGRHPGQGVAEGCVAVMAGELIWSQSRVEQELLALEQFYAPVRLL, encoded by the coding sequence ATGAATCGTGATCTTACACGTCTCGCGGAGCGCTCGTTCGACCTCCTGGTGATCGGCGGTGGCATCCACGGGCTGGCGGCTGCCTACGATGCGGCGCAGCGAGGGCTGGCGGTGGCGCTCGTCGAGCGCGACGACTTCGGCTCGGCGGCGAGTTCCAACCATCTCAAGACGGTGCATGGCGGCCTGCGTTATCTGCAGACCGCCGACCTCAAGCGGATGCGCGAGTCGATTCTCGAGCGGCGGACCGTGGCGCGCCTCGCCCCACACCTGCTGACGCCGCTCCCCTTCCTGATGCCGACGTACTGGAAGCTGACGCGCAGCCGTCTCGCGATGCGAGTGGCATTCCTGGCCGACGCGGTGATCGGGCGCGATCGGAACGACGGCGTTGCCGCGAGACTTCGCCTGCCGGCGGGTCGGATCATCTCGCGAGCCGAGTGCCTGCGGCTGTTTCCTGACGTGCGCGCCAAGGGCCTGACGGGGGGCGCTACCTGGTTCGACTACCAGATGCGCAATACCGACAGGCTGACCTTCGCCTTCGCACTCGCGGCCGCTCGGGAGGGCGCGTGCCTGGCGAACCACCTGGAGGCCCAGCGCGCGCTCACCGAGGGCAAGCGGGTGGTTGGAGCCCGCGTCCGCGACGTGCTGACGGGCGACGAGTTCGATGTGCGAGCCCGGGTCACGCTGAACGCGGCTGGCGCCGGGGCGGGCCGGCTCATGTCGGCCTTCGGCGTCGCACAGTCGTTCCCGCTCCTCAAGGCGATGAACCTCGTGACGCGGCGGCCGATGTCGGGGCCCGCACTCGCCTCGTCCACCGACGACGGGCGCATGCTGTTCGTTGTCCCCTGGAACGGCCTTGCCGTCGCTGGCACGTCCCACTCGCAGGAGATGTGCGACGTCGACGCCTCGGCGGTCAGCACGCAGGAACTCCAAAAGTTCATCGACGAGGTGAACCAGGCGTTCCCCGCCCTCCGTCTGACGCCCGACGACGTCACGCTCGTGCACCGCGGCATCGTGCCCGCCTCGAAGTCGAGGAGAGGCGAAATCGGACTCGAGGGGCACTACGGAATCCGCGACCATGCTCGCGAGGGAGTGGAAGGGGCGGTCTCGCTCATTGGTGTGAAATACACAACGGCGCGCGGCGTCGCGGCCGAGGCCGTCAATCTGGTGGTCCGGAAGGCCGGACGCATTGCCGCCTGCCGCACGGCGGACGTTCCGCTGCCCGGGGGAGACGGGGGCGACCTCGACGTGCTCGTCGCCGGGGCTCGGCGGCAGGCGCCCGAACAGGTCGACGACGAGTCGCTTCGGCAGATCGTGGAAACGTACGGCAGCGGTACGGACGAGGTGTTCGCGCTGGCGCGCTCGCAGCGAGCACTCGCCGGTCGGGTCTCGCCGGACGCGCCAGTGATCCGCGCGCAGGTTGTGCACGCGATCCGGTCGGAAATGGCGTGCAGCCTCGTCGATGTGGTGACGCGCCGGCTGCCGCTCGGGGCAGGCCGCCACCCCGGGCAGGGCGTGGCAGAAGGCTGCGTGGCCGTCATGGCCGGCGAGTTGATCTGGAGTCAGTCCCGGGTCGAGCAGGAGCTGCTCGCGCTCGAGCAGTTCTACGCGCCCGTCCGCTTGCTGTAG